The following nucleotide sequence is from Penicillium digitatum chromosome 5, complete sequence.
CTGGTTCTAGCACGAGAGAATTGGTTGTTGATCCCATACTCGAATTGGTCGGGTGCGTGTTCAAGGATCTAGGCAAAGGGGATTGACTACACCGTACGGGATTTGCACCCGGGCAGATCTATTTATTTCGTTTGGATAAATGAGGGTGCCTGGTTCTTGGGGAAATAATGGCCCCGGAGTGAGAAGAAGGCGTGCCTAATGGTTGCTAGGGCATTGAGGCGGATTGCAAGGGGTGTCTTGAGAAGCGGGGGCGCATAGTACCCTTAAACCGACGTGCGAACTGATCAGATACATGTAATGGTTGCCTAGATTCATGAGCCCCCCGACGACATGGATGAATTTTCAAAATGCCGCAAGTGATGAGAGGCATAGCCCAGTCGGATGAGGAGTTGGCTTTTGGCAATAACCCCCTGTCTCATCAAATGTTATGCTCGGTACTCCATTATAACGTCCCAGAAAAAGACATACACGCTATGTATAGACTAGACGGGATTTACAGGGCTTGAATGTGCTCATTTATCAAGCAACTCTGTTGGCCGGACGACCACTTTCTACTGTTGCTAGCCTAGGTGTCTCTGACTCCCCCATCATGTGCGTCTGGCTTGACTGGCTGCCGACCTCCCAATCTTGTGTAACCAAAATTTGATCTCGTCGCATCGGGAAAGGGAATGTTGTGTTGCTCTCGAGCTTCACATTGTGGTCCCGCGACTCGGATCGCCCCTGTGTTTGCGACCGCATCTTGTAGCTCCAAGAGTTCGGCTCTTCTACCCCATCGAGCTTGAGCCCGTTCGATCGCATCCAGGACAGGAAGGGGTTTAATTGTCCCCAACAGGCCGTCACAATACTGAGGCACTGAATGAGCACTTCAAAAATAGTGATTTCACACGACTGAAACGTTGGGTCTTTGGTTTTCGTGCCTCTCTTAATAAAGGGGAGCTCGACGATGGCTGCGACGGTCACACTATGGAGGGCAAGTGGATGAGTTTCGCGTTTAAAGGTAGGGGAGAGAGAGCACGGCGTAGAGCTGGGGTACTCACAAGAGCCGAGGCAGGAAGATACCCGCAAAACCCAGGCGTCGCCCCAGGGTTGTTTGGACGCTAGAAATCAGGATCATTGCCTGGGCTACAATCACGAGATCGGTGATGATGTTGGAGATAACGA
It contains:
- a CDS encoding initiation factor 2B related protein; this translates as MGTRFKSDTKDPAVNVTTWVLLVTIVFSVLARLVTKIRIFKRLTTDDLLIIASLILGIGQSIVVSLAVGSGYGKHSKDVSSAEMEQVMKNLFAGSFLYLLSLTFSKLSLVVFIRGLTPSAKNKWLALGVEIIVYAWAVVAIFGTAFQCSLPHTWDFQNGQCFNLVAWRYFIVISNIITDLVIVAQAMILISSVQTTLGRRLGFAGIFLPRLFVTVAAIVELPFIKRGTKTKDPTFQSCEITIFEVLIQCLSIVTACWGQLNPFLSWMRSNGLKLDGVEEPNSWSYKMRSQTQGRSESRDHNVKLESNTTFPFPMRRDQILVTQDWEVGSQSSQTHMMGESETPRLATVESGRPANRVA